A section of the Sphingomonas ginsenosidivorax genome encodes:
- a CDS encoding sensor histidine kinase: MRVGWTDRDWRWLVGTLVVAVAAFLIVGQLARHAAIDARRAQASIDARFRAALIDSELARFRLLPLALADDRDVIAAIDGQAAAQAALDRKLETLARVTRAAAIYVIGADGIAVATSNWRSPQSFVRNDYTFRPYFRDARTSGEGSQYALGTASGRPGLYLAHGTANRGAIVVKLEFESVEREWARAGGITIVRSPLGIVLVTSRPDWRFAGTRPLSAADAGRFRRETRVPATALSALPVAPSSTPDLFVGRGTTLVAQSAATTQPGWRLTVFEPVEAGGAVWRAGALAALMTIALAGIAWSVRQRVTLAARRTAELEAAVADRTADLRREMDERASSEARAADLREGLRQANRLAALGQITASVAHETAQPVTAIRTYALSSEALLDAGALDDVRGNLGAIGRLADRIGAITAQLRGFSRRQPGPLRPIRIVDVLDGALLIMKDQLRDVTLALPEVDPGLAVIGGKVRLEQVLVIVVQNAVEAIADGASRRIAIGLALDAAIVRLSITDSGAGVAPDLAPKLFTPFVTSRPQGLGLGLVIAQDIMAELGGWLRLMPSDGGATFEIGMRRA; the protein is encoded by the coding sequence ATGCGAGTGGGATGGACCGATCGGGACTGGCGCTGGCTGGTGGGAACGCTGGTCGTCGCGGTCGCGGCGTTCCTGATCGTCGGACAGCTGGCCCGCCACGCTGCGATCGACGCGCGGCGTGCTCAGGCCTCGATCGACGCGCGGTTCCGCGCCGCGTTGATCGACAGCGAACTCGCGCGGTTCCGGTTGCTCCCTCTGGCGCTGGCCGACGACCGCGACGTCATCGCGGCGATCGACGGGCAGGCGGCGGCGCAGGCCGCGCTCGACCGCAAGCTGGAAACGCTGGCGCGCGTGACCCGGGCCGCCGCGATCTACGTCATCGGCGCGGACGGCATTGCCGTCGCCACGAGCAACTGGCGTTCGCCGCAGAGCTTCGTCCGCAACGACTACACGTTCCGGCCCTATTTCCGCGACGCGCGCACCAGTGGCGAGGGGAGCCAATACGCCTTGGGTACCGCAAGCGGTCGGCCCGGCCTCTATCTCGCGCACGGGACGGCCAATCGCGGCGCGATCGTGGTCAAGCTGGAGTTCGAATCCGTAGAGCGGGAATGGGCGCGCGCGGGCGGGATCACCATCGTCCGCAGTCCGCTCGGCATCGTGCTCGTGACGAGCCGGCCGGACTGGCGGTTCGCCGGCACCCGCCCGCTGTCGGCGGCGGATGCCGGGCGGTTTCGCCGCGAGACGCGGGTGCCGGCGACTGCCCTGTCCGCGCTTCCCGTCGCGCCGTCCTCCACGCCCGACCTGTTCGTCGGCAGGGGCACGACGCTGGTCGCGCAATCGGCGGCGACCACGCAGCCGGGATGGCGGCTTACGGTATTCGAACCGGTCGAGGCCGGGGGCGCCGTCTGGCGTGCCGGTGCGCTCGCCGCGCTGATGACGATCGCGCTCGCGGGCATCGCCTGGTCGGTGCGGCAACGCGTGACGCTGGCTGCGCGGCGGACGGCGGAGCTGGAAGCCGCCGTCGCCGACCGCACCGCGGACCTGCGCCGCGAGATGGACGAGCGCGCCAGCAGCGAGGCGCGCGCCGCCGATCTTCGCGAAGGGCTACGCCAAGCGAACCGGCTCGCCGCGCTCGGCCAGATCACCGCGAGCGTGGCGCACGAGACCGCGCAACCCGTCACCGCGATCCGTACCTATGCCCTGTCGAGCGAGGCACTGCTCGACGCCGGTGCACTCGACGACGTGCGCGGCAATCTGGGCGCGATCGGCCGGCTCGCCGACCGCATCGGGGCGATCACGGCGCAGTTGCGCGGATTCTCGCGCCGCCAGCCCGGGCCGTTGCGGCCGATCCGCATCGTCGACGTCCTCGACGGTGCGCTGCTGATCATGAAGGACCAGCTTCGCGACGTGACGCTCGCGCTGCCCGAGGTCGATCCCGGGCTGGCGGTGATCGGCGGCAAGGTGCGGCTGGAACAGGTGCTGGTCATCGTGGTGCAGAATGCCGTCGAGGCGATCGCCGACGGCGCGTCGCGGCGGATCGCGATCGGCCTCGCGCTCGACGCGGCGATCGTGCGGCTATCGATCACCGATTCCGGTGCCGGGGTCGCGCCGGACCTGGCGCCGAAACTGTTCACCCCGTTCGTCACCAGCAGGCCGCAGGGCCTGGGACTGGGGCTGGTCATCGCGCAGGACATCATGGCCGAGCTCGGCGGATGGCTGCGGCTGATGCCGTCGGACGGCGGCGCGACGTTCGAGATCGGGATGCGTCGGGCATGA
- the mqo gene encoding malate dehydrogenase (quinone), with amino-acid sequence MVGSTNETRGADWNEGGSNEGGTTGRGVTRRGLLGSALIGGSAAILPVAAAHGATPDRKVDVLVIGGGIMSATLALLLRQLEPGWTIEMVERLDKVAEESSNGWNNAGTGHSALCELNYTPVNKADGLVEIKKAIEINEQFQVTRQFMSHQVKAGMLHDPRSFINSTPHMNLVWGDANVAFLYKRWKALAASPLFSGMEFSNDPAQITQWVPLMMQNRDPATKLAATRSPLGTDCNWGEVTRQYIASLQKQPGFALSTGQEVRELERNPDGTWRVTYRDMKTGDKQIVTAKFVFAGAGGGALPILQKSGIPEADDYAGFPVGGSFLVSETPAVAERHLAKVYGKAAVGSPPMSVPHLDTRYLDGKQALLFGPFATFSTKFLKQGSYFDLPASVTIDNFRPMVAVGWDDFELVEYLAGQLIMSDADRMAALREYFPQARDADWRLWQAGQRVQIIKRDPEKGGVLKLGTEIVASKDGSIAALLGASPGASTAPSIMLDLLKTVFGTRLATPAWQAKIREIVPSYGIALNDHPEMLAAHWASTAQTLQLSVPSPAVHVAKNPLPAATRVKVDRSPDLAL; translated from the coding sequence GTGGTTGGATCAACGAACGAGACGCGCGGCGCAGACTGGAACGAAGGCGGCAGCAACGAAGGCGGCACGACCGGGCGCGGCGTGACTCGGCGCGGGTTGCTCGGATCGGCCCTGATCGGCGGCTCGGCTGCCATCCTGCCGGTCGCGGCTGCCCACGGCGCGACGCCCGACCGCAAGGTCGACGTCCTCGTGATCGGCGGCGGCATCATGAGCGCGACGCTCGCGCTGTTGCTGCGCCAGCTCGAACCCGGCTGGACGATCGAGATGGTCGAACGGCTCGACAAGGTGGCCGAGGAGAGCTCGAACGGGTGGAACAACGCAGGGACGGGGCACTCGGCGTTGTGCGAACTCAACTATACGCCGGTGAACAAGGCCGACGGCCTGGTCGAGATCAAGAAGGCGATCGAGATCAACGAACAGTTCCAGGTCACCCGGCAGTTCATGAGCCACCAGGTCAAGGCCGGGATGCTGCACGACCCGCGGTCGTTCATCAATTCGACGCCGCACATGAACCTGGTCTGGGGCGACGCCAACGTCGCTTTCCTGTACAAGCGCTGGAAGGCGCTGGCCGCGAGCCCGTTGTTCTCGGGCATGGAATTCTCGAACGACCCCGCGCAGATCACGCAGTGGGTTCCGCTGATGATGCAGAATCGCGATCCCGCCACCAAGCTTGCGGCGACGCGCTCGCCGCTCGGCACCGACTGCAACTGGGGCGAGGTCACCCGCCAATACATCGCGTCGCTGCAGAAGCAGCCCGGCTTTGCGCTCAGCACTGGCCAGGAAGTCCGCGAGCTGGAGCGCAATCCCGACGGCACGTGGCGCGTGACGTACCGCGACATGAAGACCGGCGACAAGCAGATCGTGACCGCGAAGTTCGTGTTCGCTGGCGCCGGCGGCGGCGCGCTGCCGATCCTGCAGAAATCTGGCATTCCCGAAGCGGACGATTATGCCGGCTTCCCGGTCGGCGGATCGTTCCTGGTCAGCGAGACCCCGGCAGTCGCCGAGCGTCATCTGGCCAAGGTCTATGGCAAGGCCGCGGTCGGCTCGCCACCGATGTCGGTCCCCCATCTCGACACGCGCTATCTGGACGGCAAGCAGGCGCTGCTGTTCGGACCGTTCGCGACCTTCTCGACCAAGTTCCTGAAGCAGGGCTCGTATTTCGACCTGCCGGCGTCGGTGACGATCGACAATTTCCGCCCGATGGTGGCGGTCGGCTGGGATGATTTCGAGCTCGTCGAATATCTCGCCGGCCAGCTGATCATGTCCGATGCCGACCGGATGGCGGCGCTGCGCGAATACTTCCCCCAGGCGCGCGACGCCGACTGGCGGCTGTGGCAGGCGGGCCAGCGCGTCCAGATCATCAAGCGCGACCCGGAAAAGGGTGGCGTGCTCAAACTCGGCACCGAGATCGTCGCGTCGAAGGACGGATCGATCGCGGCCCTGCTCGGCGCGTCGCCCGGCGCCTCTACCGCGCCGTCGATCATGCTCGACCTGCTGAAGACGGTGTTCGGCACCCGGCTCGCGACGCCCGCCTGGCAGGCCAAGATCCGCGAGATCGTGCCGAGCTACGGCATCGCGCTCAACGACCATCCAGAGATGCTGGCCGCGCATTGGGCCAGCACCGCGCAGACGCTGCAACTGAGCGTTCCCTCGCCCGCGGTCCATGTCGCCAAGAATCCCCTGCCCGCCGCCACGCGCGTCAAGGTCGATCGCAGCCCGGACCTTGCGCTCTAA
- a CDS encoding sigma-54-dependent transcriptional regulator: MTAPTPRPPAVLIDDDDDLRTATAQLLTLRGFDVRAFADAATALGHIDANFPGVVITDVRMPGISGIDLFEILHERDPDLAVILITGHGDVAMAVTAIKAGAWDFLAKPFDPDALVAAALRAVKARTLTLENRQLRAAADAEAGAALIGTTPAIVRLRGMIPMLADAALDLVIEGQFGTGREHFARLVHRAGRRSRHRFLKIDCATVTLPTLERELFARNGVIARAHRGTVFLHNLARAGATLQDHLVRLAETRTVAFEGADPDPVDIRIIASIDEGERYRVSPALYHRLAGVPLRMPRLAERTGDVPALLAHFIGIAARQHDIAMPSLADHVHRLAMSNWPGNVLELAMAAERLCLGLDEGGVAVDTAPDPLPARLDAFERTAIVEAVTASEGGIAGAIERLQIPRKTFYYRVKRLGIDLRALRAHLS; the protein is encoded by the coding sequence ATGACGGCGCCGACGCCCCGGCCGCCCGCGGTGCTGATCGACGACGACGACGATTTGCGCACCGCGACCGCCCAGCTTCTGACGCTGCGCGGGTTCGACGTTCGCGCGTTTGCCGACGCGGCGACCGCGCTCGGCCATATCGATGCCAATTTTCCCGGCGTCGTGATCACCGACGTCCGCATGCCGGGGATCTCGGGCATCGACCTGTTCGAGATCCTGCACGAGCGCGATCCCGATCTCGCGGTCATCCTGATTACGGGCCACGGCGACGTCGCAATGGCGGTGACCGCGATCAAGGCGGGGGCGTGGGATTTCCTCGCCAAGCCGTTCGACCCCGACGCGCTGGTCGCCGCTGCGCTGCGCGCGGTGAAGGCGCGGACGCTGACGCTCGAGAACCGCCAGCTACGCGCGGCCGCGGATGCGGAGGCGGGCGCGGCGCTGATCGGGACCACGCCCGCGATCGTCCGCCTGCGCGGGATGATCCCGATGCTCGCGGACGCCGCGCTCGACCTCGTGATCGAGGGGCAGTTCGGCACCGGGCGCGAGCATTTCGCCCGGCTGGTCCACCGCGCGGGCCGCCGGTCGCGCCACCGGTTCCTCAAGATCGACTGTGCGACCGTTACGCTGCCGACGCTCGAACGCGAACTGTTCGCGCGCAACGGGGTGATCGCGCGCGCGCACCGCGGGACCGTGTTCCTGCACAATCTCGCGCGCGCCGGCGCGACGCTGCAGGATCACCTGGTCCGCCTCGCCGAGACGCGTACCGTGGCGTTCGAGGGCGCCGATCCCGACCCGGTGGATATCCGGATCATCGCGTCGATCGACGAGGGCGAGCGCTACCGGGTGTCGCCTGCGCTCTACCACCGCCTCGCCGGCGTGCCACTGCGGATGCCGCGGCTCGCCGAGCGGACCGGCGACGTGCCCGCCTTGCTCGCACATTTCATCGGGATCGCCGCGCGGCAGCACGATATCGCGATGCCGTCGCTCGCCGATCACGTCCACCGCCTGGCGATGAGCAACTGGCCCGGCAACGTGCTCGAACTGGCGATGGCCGCGGAGCGACTGTGCCTGGGGCTAGACGAGGGCGGCGTGGCGGTCGATACCGCGCCGGATCCGCTGCCCGCGCGGCTGGATGCCTTCGAACGCACCGCGATCGTCGAGGCGGTCACGGCGTCCGAAGGGGGCATCGCCGGCGCGATCGAGCGGCTGCAGATCCCGCGCAAGACCTTCTATTACCGCGTCAAGCGGCTGGGGATCGACCTGCGGGCGTTGCGCGCGCACCTTTCGTGA